The Scomber japonicus isolate fScoJap1 chromosome 9, fScoJap1.pri, whole genome shotgun sequence genome includes a region encoding these proteins:
- the LOC128364609 gene encoding radial spoke head 14 homolog, giving the protein MAGVLIDPSRAPVAFGRRAVPQLFGELQQLEADRKQRALASLCDLMHDPEKLYQAVTGGFVEQLEVLFKDEDSSVRTKTCELLHLLTAHSIGRRALLSSALLPPLSQLLDDSSSSCRRNVHRVLNRLARLPAGANALLTLVPKLMLKLRQNDGEEDEEEEEEEEEEEEVQVLRLSTLSCCSRLDALPALASDGVSLLSHKLSHRSTNIRREAAAAMMVLSVPIDGKQQVCEKAVLPVLVGLLQDEDVEVQANAAGTIMNTVIITTGKLQCLDLDVIPVLLGLVSEHAEKQEEEDEEMKRRRKALVIYSLRALTSLAEAPDGRALLLEQLPLLARRSEAPEEDRDIRRAAQTAVRVVTWTP; this is encoded by the exons ATGGCCGGTGTGCTCATAGATCCGAGCCGGGCTCCGGTGGCCTTCGGGCGGCGCGCGGTGCCGCAGCTGTTCggggagctgcagcagctggaggccGACAGGAAGCAGCGAGCTCTGGCTTCACTCTGCGACCTGATGCACGACCCGGAGAAGCTCTACCAGGCTGTGACTGGAG GTTttgtggagcagctggaggtTTTATTTAAGGACGAAGATTCATCAGTGAGAACGAAAACCTGCGAGCTGCTTCACCTGCTGACGGCCCACAGCATCggcag ACGGGCGCTGCTCTCCTccgctctcctccctcctctctctcagctgctggACGACTCCTCGTCCTCCTGCAGGAGAAACGTCCACCGGGTGCTGAACCGCCTCGCCCGGCTGCCTGCTG GGGCAAACGCTCTGCTGACCCTGGTTCCCAAACTGATGCTGAAGCTGAGGCAGAACGATggggaggaggacgaggaggaagaggaggaagaggaggaggaggaggaggtgcaggtgcTGCGTCTCTCCACCCTCAGCTGCTGCTCCAGGCTGGACGCTCTGCCGGCTCTGGCCTCGGACGGCGTCTCGCTGCTCAGCCATAAACTCTCCCACCGATCCACCAACATCCGCAGAGAGGCAGCGGCGGCCATGATGGTGCTGAG TGTCCCTATTGACGGAAAGCAGCAGGTGTGTGAGAAGGCGGTACTTCCTGTTCTGGTCGGTCTGCTGCAGGACGAAGACGTGGAGGTTCAGGCCAACGCTGCAGGAACCATCATGAACACGGTCATCATcaccacag GGAAGCTTCAGTGTCTGGATCTGGACGTCATCCCCGTCCTCTTGGGCCTGGTGTCTGAACACGCAGagaagcaggaagaggaggacgaggagatgaagaggaggaggaaggctcTCGTCATCTACTCCCTGCGAGCTCTCACCTCGCTGGCTGAAGCTCCGGACGGCCGCGCCCTCCTGCTGGAgcagctccccctgctggccaggAGGAGCGAAGCACCAGAGGAAGACCGGGACATCCGTCGCGCCGCTCAGACCGCCGTGAGAGTCGTCACCTGGACTCCCTGA